The Daucus carota subsp. sativus chromosome 9, DH1 v3.0, whole genome shotgun sequence genome window below encodes:
- the LOC108203108 gene encoding uncharacterized protein LOC108203108 isoform X1 → MDDRGSGGSFVAVRRISQGFDRGNTCHSSSAEVVAGSAAWLGKGLSCVCAQRRDSDSRLSFDLTPAEEDCLQRLQSRIDVPYDTSLPEHQEALRALWDAAFPEEELHDLVSEQWKEMGWQGKDPSTDFRGGGYISLENLLYFAKNFPKSFQVLLRKQEGDRAMWEYPFAVAGVNITFMLIQMLDLEAVKPRTLVGATFLKFLAEKDYAFDLLYCITFKLMDQQWLEMRASYMDFNAVMKSTRRRLEEELMHEDITKLEDLPSYNLLIR, encoded by the exons ATGGATGATCGAGGTAGTGGCGGATCGTTTGTAGCTGTTAGGAGGATTTCGCAAGGTTTTGATCGCGGAAATACTTGTCATTCATCTTCTG CGGAGGTTGTTGCGGGATCGGCAGCATGGCTTGGGAAaggtctttcatgtgtttgtgCTCAGAGAAGAGACAGTGATTCTCGCTTATCATTTGATCTAACCCCTGCCGAG GAGGACTGCTTACAAAGGCTACAGAGTCGTATTGATGTGCCTTATGATACTTCCCTTCCTGAACATCAG GAAGCTTTAAGGGCATTATGGGATGCTGCCTTCCCAGAAGAAGAGCTTCATGATTTGGTCTCTGAGCAGTGGAAGGAAATGGGGTGGCAGGGAAAAGATCCATCTACGGACTTTAG AGGTGGTGGCTATATATCATTAGAGAACCTGTTGTACTTTGCCAAGAATTTTCCG AAATCATTCCAGGTTCTTCTCCGAAAGCAAGAAGGCGACAGGGCTATGTGGGAATACCCATTTGCTGTAGCTGGTGTTAACATCACATTTATGCTTATTCAGATGCTTGATCTTGAAGCTG TTAAGCCACGGACACTGGTTGGAGCCACCTTTTTGAAGTTTCTTGCAG AAAAGGATTATGCGTTTGACCTTCTATATTGCATAACCTTCAAGTTGATGGATCAGCAGTGGCTTGAAATGCGGGCTTCATATATGGACTTCAAT GCGGTGATGAAATCTACCCGTCGTCGTCTGGAAGAGGAGCTTATGCATGAAGACATTACAAAGCTTGAGGATTTGCCTTCATATAACCTTCTCATTAGATGA
- the LOC108203108 gene encoding uncharacterized protein LOC108203108 isoform X2, producing MPTYFDICAEVVAGSAAWLGKGLSCVCAQRRDSDSRLSFDLTPAEEDCLQRLQSRIDVPYDTSLPEHQEALRALWDAAFPEEELHDLVSEQWKEMGWQGKDPSTDFRGGGYISLENLLYFAKNFPKSFQVLLRKQEGDRAMWEYPFAVAGVNITFMLIQMLDLEAVKPRTLVGATFLKFLAEKDYAFDLLYCITFKLMDQQWLEMRASYMDFNAVMKSTRRRLEEELMHEDITKLEDLPSYNLLIR from the exons ATGCCTacttattttgatatttgtg CGGAGGTTGTTGCGGGATCGGCAGCATGGCTTGGGAAaggtctttcatgtgtttgtgCTCAGAGAAGAGACAGTGATTCTCGCTTATCATTTGATCTAACCCCTGCCGAG GAGGACTGCTTACAAAGGCTACAGAGTCGTATTGATGTGCCTTATGATACTTCCCTTCCTGAACATCAG GAAGCTTTAAGGGCATTATGGGATGCTGCCTTCCCAGAAGAAGAGCTTCATGATTTGGTCTCTGAGCAGTGGAAGGAAATGGGGTGGCAGGGAAAAGATCCATCTACGGACTTTAG AGGTGGTGGCTATATATCATTAGAGAACCTGTTGTACTTTGCCAAGAATTTTCCG AAATCATTCCAGGTTCTTCTCCGAAAGCAAGAAGGCGACAGGGCTATGTGGGAATACCCATTTGCTGTAGCTGGTGTTAACATCACATTTATGCTTATTCAGATGCTTGATCTTGAAGCTG TTAAGCCACGGACACTGGTTGGAGCCACCTTTTTGAAGTTTCTTGCAG AAAAGGATTATGCGTTTGACCTTCTATATTGCATAACCTTCAAGTTGATGGATCAGCAGTGGCTTGAAATGCGGGCTTCATATATGGACTTCAAT GCGGTGATGAAATCTACCCGTCGTCGTCTGGAAGAGGAGCTTATGCATGAAGACATTACAAAGCTTGAGGATTTGCCTTCATATAACCTTCTCATTAGATGA
- the LOC108202474 gene encoding nucleoside diphosphate kinase 1, which produces MEQTFIMIKPDGVQRGLVGEIISRFEKKGFTLKGLKLITVDQPFAEKHYADLSAKPFFRGLVEYIVSGPVCAMVWEGKNVVTTGRKIIGATNPAESAPGTIRGDFAIDIGRNVIHGSDAVESARKEIALWFPEGIAEWQSSLHSWIYE; this is translated from the exons ATGGAGCAGACCTTTATCATGATTAAGCCTGATGGTGTTCAGAGAGGCTTG GTTGGTGAAATCATTAGCAGGTTTGAGAAGAAAGGTTTCACTTTGAAAG GTTTGAAGCTTATTACTGTTGACCAGCCTTTTGCTGAGAAGCACTATGCTGATCTCTCCGCAAAGCCCTTTTTCCGTGGCTTGGTAGAATACATTGTCTCTGGCCCTGTTTGCGCAATGGTGTGGGAGGGTAAAAATGTAGTTACAACTGGTCGTAAGATTATTGGTGCAACAAACCCTGCCGAGTCTGCTCCCGGAACCATCCGCGGCGATTTTGCTATTGACATTGGCAG GAATGTCATCCATGGTAGTGACGCAGTTGAAAGCGCAAGAAAAGAAATTGCTCTCTGGTTTCCCGAGGGCATTGCAGAATGGCAGAGCAGCCTTCACTCCTGGATCTATGAATGA